A single window of Pogoniulus pusillus isolate bPogPus1 chromosome 11, bPogPus1.pri, whole genome shotgun sequence DNA harbors:
- the LOC135179807 gene encoding interleukin-12 subunit beta-like — translation MLVLVGLVLSLASVDTLTTFPPKFQVGQMNGDVVVKCNTSEQQVSWTQNGDPEPMAELVAEGQTLTILGLDLPAAGNYSCWAGTILLDTTYVVVSSTREENMNISCQAESYHGSFHCSWTGPHSAVFRARLTHSDGSVGEWELASSHHGQFSVNFMDHSFCPFAEELHPLQLQLEGLSDTSYLNVSSHFFIRDIVRPDPPQNLTVWWQGEQLLLTWAPPLSWPLPKSYFALVYRLQYELPNGTQVHKYVEGMEETQLQASTGRVRISCQDPYTNPAWSPWSAWQDLDATQLSHL, via the exons atgctggtgctggtggggcTGGTGCTGAGCCTTGCTTCTGTGGACACTCTGACCACATTCCCCCCAAAGT TTCAAGTGGGGCAAATGAACGGGGATGTGGTGGTGAAATGCAACACCTCGGAGCAGCAAGTGAGCTGGACTCAGAATGGGGACCCGGAGCCCATGGCCGAGCTCGTGGCTGAGGGACAGACTCTCACCATCCTTGGCTTggacctgccagctgcaggcaactacagctgctgggctggcaccATCCTACTGGACACCACCTAcgtggtggtcagcagcaccc GTGAGGAGAACATGAACATCTCCTGCCAGGCTGAGTCCTACCATGGCTCCTTCCACTGCTCCTGGACTGGTCCCCACTCTGCTGTCTTTCGTGCCCGTCTCACACACAG CGACGGTTCTGTGGGTGAGTGGGAACTGGCATCTAGCCACCATGGACAATTTAGTGTCAACTTCATGGACCACTCATTCTGCCCATTTGCTGAGGAACTGcacccactgcagctgcagctggaggggctCTCAGACACCTCCTACCTTAATGTCTCCAGCCACTTCTTCATCCGTGACATTG TGCGTCCAGACCCACCTCAGAACCTGACCGTGTGGTggcaaggagagcagctcctcctgaccTGGGCCCCCCCACTTTCCTGGCCACTCCCCAAGTCCTACTTTGCCCTGGTCTATAGGCTGCAGTATGAGCTCCCCAACGGCACCCAG GTGCACAAGTACGTGGAGGGCATGGAGGAAACACAGCTGCAGGCGAGCACAGGGCGAGTGCGCATCAGCTGCCAGGATCCCTACActaacccagcctggagcccatGGAGTGCGTGGCAGGACCTTGATGCCACCCAGCTGAGCCATCTATGA
- the TLX2 gene encoding LOW QUALITY PROTEIN: T-cell leukemia homeobox protein 2 (The sequence of the model RefSeq protein was modified relative to this genomic sequence to represent the inferred CDS: inserted 2 bases in 1 codon): protein MEAAVLGREGGGQGPPXPHEPISFGIDQILGGAEPPVSARASGESDYGLYSGGYGPACSLGSYNLNMSMNVSVNVTPAPAAPPAGVIRVPAHRPAPAAPPAAPPPVPGLSGLTFPWMETTRRIAKDRLSAALSPFTATRRIGHPYQNRTPPKRKKPRTSFSRVQICELEKRFHRQKYLASAERATLAKALKMTDAQVKTWFQNRRTKWRRQTAEEREAERQQANRLMLHLQQEAFQKSLSQPLPQDPLCMHNSSLYALQNLQPWAEDNKVTSVSGVASVV from the exons ATGGAGGCTGCGGTACTGGGTCGGGAGGGCGGCGGgcagggaccccc cccccacgaACCCATTAGCTTCGGCATCGACCAAATCCTCGGCGGTGCCGAGCCCCCGGTATCGGCCCGAGCGTCGGGGGAGTCCGACTACGGACTCTACAGCGGCGGCTACGGTCCCGCCTGCTCACTCGGTTCCTACAACCTCAACATGAGTATGAACGTGAGCGTCAACGTGACGCCCGCGCCCGCCGCACCGCCCGCCGGGGTCATCCGCGTCCCGGCGCACCGGCCTGCGCCCGCCGCTCCGCCCGCCGCACCTCCGCCGGTGCCCGGGCTCTCGGGGCTCACCTTCCCCTGGATGGAGACGACGCGCCGCATCGCCAAAGACCGTCTCTCAG ctgcGCTGTCGCCCTTCACGGCAACCCGGCGCATCGGGCACCCCTACCAGAACCGCACACCGCCCAAGCGCAAGAAGCCACGCACGTCCTTCAGCCGGGTGCAGATCTGTGAGCTGGAAAAGCGCTTCCACCGCCAGAAGTACCTGGCCTCAGCCGAGCGAGCCACCCTGGCCAAGGCCCTCAAGATGACGGACGCCCAGGTCAAGACCTGGTTCCAGAACCGCCGCACCAAGTGGAG GCGGCAGACGGCGGAGGAGCGCGAGGCCGAGCGCCAGCAGGCCAACCGCCTGATGCTGCACCTGCAGCAAGAGGCTTTCCAGAAGAGCCTGAGCCAGCCACTGCCCCAGGACCCGCTCTGCATGCACAACTCCTCCCTCTATGCCCTGCAGaacctccagccctgggctgagGACAACAAGGTCACCTCCGTATCAGGGGTGGCCTCTGTGGTGTGA
- the PCGF1 gene encoding polycomb group RING finger protein 1 isoform X4 → MASPPQGGPMAIAMRLRNQLQAVYKMDPLRNEEEVKVKMKELNEHIVCCLCAGYFIDATTITECLHTFCKSCIVKYLQTSKYCPMCNTKIHETQPLLNLKLDRVMQDIVYKLVPGLQESEEKRIREFYQSRGLDRVTQPSSEDTVGGDPMGLPYSTFDHSRAHYFRYDEHVSLCLEKQSSSKDKSKAVLQQKYVRCSVRAQIRHLRRVLCHRLGLPLQHVQILFNHEALPDHMTMKQLWLSRWFGKPAPLLLHYSIKDKRR, encoded by the exons ATGGCGTCGCCTCCTCAGGGGGGCCCGATGGCGATCGCCATGCGGCTGCGGAACCAGCTCCAGGCCGTCTACAAGATGGACCCGCTCCGGAACGAG GAGGAAGTGAAAGTGAAGATGAAGGAGCTAAATGAGCATATTGTGTGCTGCCTATGCGCTGGCTACTTCATCGATGCCACCACCATCACCGAGTGCCTGCACACAT TCTGCAAGAGCTGCATCGTCAAGTACCTGCAGACCAGCAAGTACTGCCCCATGTGCAACACCAAGATCCACGAGACACAGCCCCTGCTCAACCTCAAGTTGGACCGAGTCATGCAGGACATTGTCTACAAGCTGGTGCCTGGCCTGCAGGAGA GTGAAGAGAAGAGGATCCGGGAGTTCTACCAGTCCCGCGGCCTCGACCGGGTGACGCAGcccagcagtgagg ACACAGTTGGGGGTGACCCCATGGGGCTCCCCTACAGCACCTTTGACCACTCCCGTGCCCACTATTTCCGCTATGACGAGCATGTCTCgctctgcctggagaagcagag ttCCAGCAAGGACAAGagcaaggctgtgctgcag CAGAAGTACGTGAGATGCTCCGTGCGGGCACAGATCCGGCACCTGAGGAGGGTCCTGTGCCACCGGCTGGGGCTGCCCCTACAGCAC GTGCAAATCCTGTTCAACCACGAGGCCCTCCCCGATCACATGACAATGAAGCAGCTCTGGCTATCACGCTGGTTTGGCAAG cctgcaccactCCTACTGCACTACAGCATCAAGGACAAGAGGAGGTAG
- the LOC135179464 gene encoding alpha-internexin-like isoform X1, with the protein MGVVGLWNRCGGAAGMSAAESRPRCRWSGEAVLRARAEAAGYRRLLRARAAEVEALRGAVGALHRQLEGLRDRRSGELAKYQERVTELEREIGEAEAEMARCLREYPALLRLRMALEAEIAAYREMLESEELRLGCLVPS; encoded by the exons ATGGGTGTGGTGGGGTTGTGGAATCGTTGCGGTGGAGCTGCCGGGATGAGTGCGGCCGAGAGCCGGCCCCGGTGCCGGTGGAGTGGTGAGGCGGTGCTCCGGGCCCGGGCCGAAGCTGCCGGTTACCGGCGGCTGCTACGTGCCCGTGCTGCCGAGGTGGAAGCGTTACGCGGGGCCGTGGGCGCGTTGCACCGGCAGCTGGAGGGGCTGCGGGACCGGCGGAGCGGGGAGCTCGCCAAGTACCAG GAGCGGGTGAcggagctggagagggagatCGGCGAGGCAGAGGCGGAGATGGCTCGGTGCCTGCGGGAGTACCCGGCGCTGCTGCGGCTGCGGATGGCGCTGGAGGCGGAGATCGCCGCGTACCG ggagatgctggagagcgAGGAGCTTCGTCTGGGCTGCCTGGTCCCGTCGTGA
- the PCGF1 gene encoding polycomb group RING finger protein 1 isoform X3: protein MASPPQGGPMAIAMRLRNQLQAVYKMDPLRNEEEVKVKMKELNEHIVCCLCAGYFIDATTITECLHTCEEKRIREFYQSRGLDRVTQPSSEDTVGGDPMGLPYSTFDHSRAHYFRYDEHVSLCLEKQSSSKDKSKAVLQQKYVRCSVRAQIRHLRRVLCHRLGLPLQHVQILFNHEALPDHMTMKQLWLSRWFGKPAPLLLHYSIKDKRR, encoded by the exons ATGGCGTCGCCTCCTCAGGGGGGCCCGATGGCGATCGCCATGCGGCTGCGGAACCAGCTCCAGGCCGTCTACAAGATGGACCCGCTCCGGAACGAG GAGGAAGTGAAAGTGAAGATGAAGGAGCTAAATGAGCATATTGTGTGCTGCCTATGCGCTGGCTACTTCATCGATGCCACCACCATCACCGAGTGCCTGCACACAT GTGAAGAGAAGAGGATCCGGGAGTTCTACCAGTCCCGCGGCCTCGACCGGGTGACGCAGcccagcagtgagg ACACAGTTGGGGGTGACCCCATGGGGCTCCCCTACAGCACCTTTGACCACTCCCGTGCCCACTATTTCCGCTATGACGAGCATGTCTCgctctgcctggagaagcagag ttCCAGCAAGGACAAGagcaaggctgtgctgcag CAGAAGTACGTGAGATGCTCCGTGCGGGCACAGATCCGGCACCTGAGGAGGGTCCTGTGCCACCGGCTGGGGCTGCCCCTACAGCAC GTGCAAATCCTGTTCAACCACGAGGCCCTCCCCGATCACATGACAATGAAGCAGCTCTGGCTATCACGCTGGTTTGGCAAG cctgcaccactCCTACTGCACTACAGCATCAAGGACAAGAGGAGGTAG
- the LOC135179464 gene encoding uncharacterized protein LOC135179464 isoform X2, giving the protein MVRRGTVGLGSYRPPPRCHREEAGSRCRFHIGGIGCSFVTRPHFTEGGGMGVVGLWNRCGGAAGMSAAESRPRCRWSGEAVLRARAEAAGYRRLLRARAAEVEALRGAVGALHRQLEGLRDRRSGELAKYQGDAGERGASSGLPGPVVMRPRTAAPRGPMSSPPDDRAE; this is encoded by the exons ATGGTTCGGAGGGGGACGGTAGGGCTAGGATCTTACCGGCCCCCTCCCCGTTGCCATCGGGAGGAGGCGGGCAGCCGGTGCCGGTTCCACATCGGCGGGATTGGTTGCAGTTTCGTGACGCGGCCCCATTTTACCGAGGGAGGGGGGATGGGTGTGGTGGGGTTGTGGAATCGTTGCGGTGGAGCTGCCGGGATGAGTGCGGCCGAGAGCCGGCCCCGGTGCCGGTGGAGTGGTGAGGCGGTGCTCCGGGCCCGGGCCGAAGCTGCCGGTTACCGGCGGCTGCTACGTGCCCGTGCTGCCGAGGTGGAAGCGTTACGCGGGGCCGTGGGCGCGTTGCACCGGCAGCTGGAGGGGCTGCGGGACCGGCGGAGCGGGGAGCTCGCCAAGTACCAG ggagatgctggagagcgAGGAGCTTCGTCTGGGCTGCCTGGTCCCGTCGTGATGAGACCCCGCACCGCGGCGCCTCGGGGTCCCATGAGCTCCCCCCCGGACGACCGAGCCGAGTGA
- the PCGF1 gene encoding polycomb group RING finger protein 1 isoform X1 — translation MASPPQGGPMAIAMRLRNQLQAVYKMDPLRNEEEVKVKMKELNEHIVCCLCAGYFIDATTITECLHTFCKSCIVKYLQTSKYCPMCNTKIHETQPLLNLKLDRVMQDIVYKLVPGLQENTVGGDPMGLPYSTFDHSRAHYFRYDEHVSLCLEKQSSSKDKSKAVLQQKYVRCSVRAQIRHLRRVLCHRLGLPLQHVQILFNHEALPDHMTMKQLWLSRWFGKPAPLLLHYSIKDKRR, via the exons ATGGCGTCGCCTCCTCAGGGGGGCCCGATGGCGATCGCCATGCGGCTGCGGAACCAGCTCCAGGCCGTCTACAAGATGGACCCGCTCCGGAACGAG GAGGAAGTGAAAGTGAAGATGAAGGAGCTAAATGAGCATATTGTGTGCTGCCTATGCGCTGGCTACTTCATCGATGCCACCACCATCACCGAGTGCCTGCACACAT TCTGCAAGAGCTGCATCGTCAAGTACCTGCAGACCAGCAAGTACTGCCCCATGTGCAACACCAAGATCCACGAGACACAGCCCCTGCTCAACCTCAAGTTGGACCGAGTCATGCAGGACATTGTCTACAAGCTGGTGCCTGGCCTGCAGGAGA ACACAGTTGGGGGTGACCCCATGGGGCTCCCCTACAGCACCTTTGACCACTCCCGTGCCCACTATTTCCGCTATGACGAGCATGTCTCgctctgcctggagaagcagag ttCCAGCAAGGACAAGagcaaggctgtgctgcag CAGAAGTACGTGAGATGCTCCGTGCGGGCACAGATCCGGCACCTGAGGAGGGTCCTGTGCCACCGGCTGGGGCTGCCCCTACAGCAC GTGCAAATCCTGTTCAACCACGAGGCCCTCCCCGATCACATGACAATGAAGCAGCTCTGGCTATCACGCTGGTTTGGCAAG cctgcaccactCCTACTGCACTACAGCATCAAGGACAAGAGGAGGTAG
- the PCGF1 gene encoding polycomb group RING finger protein 1 isoform X2, translated as MKELNEHIVCCLCAGYFIDATTITECLHTFCKSCIVKYLQTSKYCPMCNTKIHETQPLLNLKLDRVMQDIVYKLVPGLQESEEKRIREFYQSRGLDRVTQPSSEDTVGGDPMGLPYSTFDHSRAHYFRYDEHVSLCLEKQSSSKDKSKAVLQQKYVRCSVRAQIRHLRRVLCHRLGLPLQHVQILFNHEALPDHMTMKQLWLSRWFGKPAPLLLHYSIKDKRR; from the exons ATGAAGGAGCTAAATGAGCATATTGTGTGCTGCCTATGCGCTGGCTACTTCATCGATGCCACCACCATCACCGAGTGCCTGCACACAT TCTGCAAGAGCTGCATCGTCAAGTACCTGCAGACCAGCAAGTACTGCCCCATGTGCAACACCAAGATCCACGAGACACAGCCCCTGCTCAACCTCAAGTTGGACCGAGTCATGCAGGACATTGTCTACAAGCTGGTGCCTGGCCTGCAGGAGA GTGAAGAGAAGAGGATCCGGGAGTTCTACCAGTCCCGCGGCCTCGACCGGGTGACGCAGcccagcagtgagg ACACAGTTGGGGGTGACCCCATGGGGCTCCCCTACAGCACCTTTGACCACTCCCGTGCCCACTATTTCCGCTATGACGAGCATGTCTCgctctgcctggagaagcagag ttCCAGCAAGGACAAGagcaaggctgtgctgcag CAGAAGTACGTGAGATGCTCCGTGCGGGCACAGATCCGGCACCTGAGGAGGGTCCTGTGCCACCGGCTGGGGCTGCCCCTACAGCAC GTGCAAATCCTGTTCAACCACGAGGCCCTCCCCGATCACATGACAATGAAGCAGCTCTGGCTATCACGCTGGTTTGGCAAG cctgcaccactCCTACTGCACTACAGCATCAAGGACAAGAGGAGGTAG